CACTGAGTACGTCCTTTTTATCCAAAAGAGCAATAACCAATAACTGAACCTAAGGTATTGTAAATTATAGTTTGTTTCTTAAGAAGCTTACGAAACAAAACcttaatgataaaaatatattcagTACCTCAAAAAGTTCGAATGCGCTTCCACGTTTATAGACATCGTTCTGCTTGTTTCTGTTACTCGGAAGAAGATTGCAAACCAAAGCCCTCCATGCTATCAACAAGATCCCAGTACTTCCCATAGTTATCAACATGAACGGAGTTGGCGGAACATGACCTGATGTTGCAGACCTGATTACCAGTCCTAACTGCCAATTATAACATATCAGTAAGCCCATATAAATGGTATTCAACATTTATGAAGGGTCGATTAGAGATGCATCTTATTGGAGAAAAGATACCAAAAACAATGACGAAAGAACATGAAGAAACAGATGCATCTTATATGAAAAGATTTCAATTATTAACAATTGGTCTTGGGCCTACAAGTGAATCTCATGATTGATGTTCCAAATTCTGAGAGGATTAACTAATTCAAAGCTGAATTACCATTGTCACGTGTTTTTGGTAATAATTAGCAATCGTCCAAAGGTAGAATCTAATCCACATCAAGATTTAAGATTAGTACTCACCGGAATGCCAATCGCCCAAGACTTGACAGCTGCGAGAACAGCTTTCATGGAACCATTCACTCCTCTACCGTCATCCCCGTAACCTCCAAGAAAGTAGGCGCTCAAAACCCACCCTGCCAAAGCATAATTGAGAGACCCTCGCAAAAGGCACCCAAACGCATCGCGAAAACAAACAAAGATGGCGACTTGCTAACCAGCAATAAAAGGGTCAGCCGTCCGCAGTGTCTCGAAATCAAAAACAGGCAACCCGTGGCTGAACCTGCCTACCGCCGAGAAAATGAGAAGGCACAAGACGTCTCCGCCCGCGAGAAGACCCACCTGCCTGAAACCCACAACAAACGCATCAATCCACCATCTCACCCAATCAAGGGGGTCCGAATGCGATCGCAATTGGAGAAACTTACGCCCAAGTAAGGAGCTTCGAGGAACCCCCAGGCTTCTCGAACTGGATGACGCCTTCGAGGGGAACGCCGTCGTCGCCGACGGAGACGA
Above is a genomic segment from Musa acuminata AAA Group cultivar baxijiao chromosome BXJ3-4, Cavendish_Baxijiao_AAA, whole genome shotgun sequence containing:
- the LOC135635077 gene encoding uncharacterized protein LOC135635077 produces the protein MLLLSQAPNGALSARRCPSSSSSAVSSSLSPFSKTDPSLFSKSRPRFPSRNPRRPRPLSLSAPAVDPGRSARPLSSPPAAVQEDEIVSVGDDGVPLEGVIQFEKPGGSSKLLTWAQVGLLAGGDVLCLLIFSAVGRFSHGLPVFDFETLRTADPFIAGWVLSAYFLGGYGDDGRGVNGSMKAVLAAVKSWAIGIPLGLVIRSATSGHVPPTPFMLITMGSTGILLIAWRALVCNLLPSNRNKQNDVYKRGSAFELFELLTSLVRRW